In one Candidatus Planktophila vernalis genomic region, the following are encoded:
- a CDS encoding glycine--tRNA ligase has protein sequence MATDRLENIVGLSKRRGFVFPSSEIYGGLRASWDYGPLGVELKNNVKRQWWKSMVTGREDVVGLDSCVILAKEVWEASGHVATFSDPLTECTACHKRYRADHLEEAYEAKHKKAPSSLADINCPACGNKGQFTEPKQFSGMLKTYLGPVEDESGLAFLRPETAQGIFINFDQVMTTSRKKPPFGIGQIGKSFRNEITPGNFIFRTREFEQMEMEFFVVPGTDEEWHQYWIDTRMAWYTGLGINPDRLRIYDHPKEKLSHYSKRTADIEYKFEFAGTEWGELEGIANRTDFDLKAHSAASGKDLSYFDQEKGERWTPYVIEPAAGVDRCTLTFLMDAFTEDEAPNSKGEMEKRAVLKLDHRLAPIKVAVLPLSRNADLSPKARDLAAQLRKNWAIDFDDSGAIGRRYRRQDEIGTPYCITIDFETLEDHAVTIRDRDTMAQERIALDQVEAWLAPRLLGC, from the coding sequence GTGGCAACGGATCGTTTAGAAAATATCGTTGGATTATCAAAGCGTCGAGGATTTGTTTTTCCATCCTCTGAAATTTATGGCGGACTTCGTGCATCATGGGACTACGGCCCATTAGGTGTTGAGCTAAAAAATAACGTCAAGCGCCAGTGGTGGAAATCTATGGTTACAGGCCGCGAAGATGTTGTCGGTCTCGACTCATGTGTAATTTTGGCAAAAGAAGTCTGGGAAGCATCCGGACACGTTGCAACATTTAGTGATCCTCTTACAGAGTGCACCGCATGCCATAAGCGTTACCGCGCCGATCACCTAGAAGAGGCATATGAAGCTAAGCACAAAAAAGCGCCGTCATCACTAGCCGATATTAACTGCCCAGCTTGTGGCAACAAGGGTCAGTTCACTGAACCAAAACAATTTAGCGGAATGCTCAAAACTTATCTGGGACCAGTTGAAGATGAATCAGGGCTAGCGTTTTTGCGTCCAGAAACTGCTCAAGGAATCTTTATTAACTTTGATCAAGTAATGACGACCTCTCGCAAGAAGCCACCATTTGGTATTGGTCAGATTGGTAAGTCTTTCCGCAATGAAATCACTCCAGGAAACTTTATTTTCCGCACACGTGAGTTTGAGCAGATGGAGATGGAGTTCTTCGTAGTTCCAGGAACGGATGAAGAATGGCACCAATACTGGATTGATACGCGCATGGCTTGGTATACCGGTCTTGGCATTAATCCTGATCGCCTTCGTATTTATGATCATCCAAAAGAGAAGTTGTCGCACTATTCAAAGCGCACTGCAGATATTGAATACAAATTTGAGTTTGCTGGAACTGAGTGGGGCGAGCTAGAAGGTATTGCCAACCGCACAGATTTTGATCTCAAAGCTCACTCTGCAGCATCTGGAAAAGACTTGTCCTACTTTGATCAAGAAAAGGGAGAACGTTGGACTCCTTATGTCATTGAGCCTGCAGCTGGTGTTGATCGCTGCACGCTGACTTTCTTGATGGATGCATTCACTGAAGATGAAGCACCTAATAGCAAGGGCGAAATGGAAAAGCGTGCAGTCCTAAAACTTGATCATCGCTTAGCACCAATTAAGGTTGCCGTTCTTCCTCTTTCACGTAACGCTGATTTATCACCTAAGGCCAGAGATTTAGCTGCGCAGCTTCGTAAGAACTGGGCAATTGATTTCGATGACTCAGGAGCTATTGGTCGCCGTTATCGCCGTCAAGATGAAATCGGTACGCCGTACTGCATCACTATTGACTTTGAAACTTTAGAAGATCATGCAGTGACAATTCGCGATCGCGACACAATGGCGCAAGAACGTATCGCCCTTGATCAGGTTGAAGCTTGGTTGGCACCGCGATTACTAGGCTGCTAA
- a CDS encoding deoxyguanosinetriphosphate triphosphohydrolase: MSYSQHDQERFLDEPAKRAGRTEFMRDRARVIHSAALRRLAAKTQVAVPWENDFQRTRLSHSLECAQIGRELGESLGADPDLQDTACLAHDLGHPPFGHNGEEALADIASDFGGFEGNAQSFRLLVRLEAKTVDSDGKSIGLNLTRASLDGATKYPWPRSQNPRKFGVYDDDVEVFNWMRTGAPVDKKCIEAQIMDWSDDCAYSVHDLEDAIFANQVSVKNFETDFEDLYVVMVRDYGSDASEQEAVDAHKRLSALSAWPHYYDGTHRSLARLKDSTSQLIGRFVLAAELETRKIHGDGPLSRYSADLEIPREQKVEVDFLKAIAGHYLINAAHSQDRYAKQQVIISELVEMLRARAPQELDSFFLKSWNEAGDEIARMRVIIDQVAALTDPGAYALHATLLASR; this comes from the coding sequence GTGAGCTATAGCCAGCATGATCAAGAGAGATTTCTTGATGAACCAGCAAAGCGCGCTGGGCGAACAGAGTTCATGCGCGATCGCGCACGTGTTATTCATTCAGCTGCCCTTCGCCGATTAGCTGCAAAGACTCAAGTGGCAGTTCCTTGGGAAAATGACTTTCAACGCACACGTTTATCGCACTCGTTAGAGTGCGCACAAATTGGCCGCGAACTTGGTGAATCACTGGGTGCTGATCCAGATCTACAAGACACAGCATGTCTTGCCCATGATTTAGGTCATCCACCTTTTGGTCATAACGGTGAAGAAGCACTCGCTGATATTGCTTCAGATTTTGGTGGCTTTGAAGGAAATGCGCAAAGCTTTCGTTTGTTGGTGCGCCTTGAAGCAAAGACCGTTGATAGTGATGGCAAGAGTATTGGTTTGAACTTAACCAGAGCATCACTAGATGGCGCTACGAAGTATCCATGGCCACGTTCGCAAAATCCTCGCAAGTTTGGTGTTTATGACGATGATGTTGAAGTATTTAACTGGATGCGAACCGGTGCCCCCGTTGATAAGAAATGTATTGAAGCTCAGATCATGGATTGGTCAGATGATTGCGCTTACTCCGTGCACGATCTAGAGGATGCGATTTTTGCTAATCAAGTATCTGTTAAGAATTTTGAAACTGACTTTGAAGATCTCTATGTAGTAATGGTCCGTGACTATGGAAGTGATGCATCTGAGCAAGAAGCAGTAGATGCCCACAAGCGTTTATCGGCGTTATCTGCTTGGCCACATTATTACGATGGAACACATCGCTCTCTTGCACGGTTAAAAGATTCAACAAGCCAGCTTATTGGTCGCTTCGTTCTCGCTGCAGAGTTGGAAACACGCAAAATTCATGGTGATGGTCCACTTTCTCGCTATAGCGCAGACCTTGAAATCCCACGTGAACAAAAAGTTGAAGTAGATTTCTTAAAGGCCATTGCAGGGCACTACTTAATCAATGCTGCGCACTCACAGGATCGTTATGCCAAGCAGCAGGTAATCATCAGCGAACTCGTTGAAATGCTACGTGCTCGTGCACCGCAGGAACTTGATTCCTTCTTCCTTAAAAGCTGGAATGAAGCAGGCGATGAAATAGCTCGTATGCGCGTGATTATCGATCAAGTAGCAGCCTTAACTGACCCTGGCGCATATGCCCTTCATGCCACTTTGTTAGCTTCTCGTTAA
- a CDS encoding YdcF family protein, producing MFLFRWIRRTITVIVLIALIAPGYAVSQVWRAANNPIVRQGDVIVVLGTAQLNGRPGEALEARLKEAKRIFDLGYAPTIITVGAGAPGDRTTEAASGKYWLRTHGIPSKKITAIEEGRDTLTSTKAYAAVMKKRYVSDVIIVTDPYHCKRAMTMANDQGVVSTCSPVQDGPNTISASSYKYLLREAGAYLVHITVGRRGIQVSDHLPGADILTKVMP from the coding sequence ATGTTTCTCTTTAGATGGATTCGTCGCACAATCACAGTTATCGTTCTCATTGCTTTGATTGCACCTGGCTATGCAGTTTCTCAAGTATGGCGTGCAGCAAATAATCCAATTGTGCGCCAAGGCGATGTCATTGTTGTTTTGGGCACAGCGCAATTAAATGGACGACCAGGTGAAGCGTTAGAAGCTAGGTTGAAAGAAGCAAAGAGAATATTTGATTTAGGGTACGCGCCAACAATAATTACTGTGGGCGCTGGTGCACCAGGTGATCGCACGACTGAAGCTGCCTCAGGAAAGTATTGGCTTCGCACGCATGGCATACCTTCAAAGAAAATTACTGCAATTGAAGAAGGCCGAGATACTTTAACGAGCACGAAAGCATATGCAGCGGTAATGAAAAAGAGATATGTCAGCGATGTCATCATCGTTACTGATCCTTATCACTGCAAACGTGCAATGACGATGGCAAATGATCAGGGTGTAGTGAGTACATGCTCGCCTGTTCAAGATGGTCCAAATACGATTTCTGCCTCAAGTTATAAGTATTTATTGCGCGAAGCTGGGGCCTATTTGGTGCATATAACTGTGGGTCGACGAGGCATCCAAGTTAGCGATCATTTACCCGGTGCTGACATCCTCACTAAGGTTATGCCGTGA
- the leuA gene encoding 2-isopropylmalate synthase has protein sequence MNFPKQVPSPMPVHRYEPFHPIDLADRTWPDKKITKAPQWCSVDLRDGNQALIDPMDTPRKLAMFKLLVAMGYKEIEVGFPSASQTDFDFVRKIIEENLIPDDVVIQVLTQAREALIVRTFEAIKGSKQAIVHLYNSTSTLQRRVVFGLDKDGIKKIATDAAKICLDLVKTVPETKVSFEYSPESYTGTELEFAVEVCNAVNDVWKPTPQWKTIMNLPATVEMATPNVYADSIEWMCRNLNNRDSVIVSLHPHNDRGTGVAAAELGYLAGADRIEGTLFGNGERTGNVCLVTLGINLVTHGIDPHIDFSNIEEVRRTVEYANQLRVPERHPYGGDLVFTAFSGSHQDAIKKGFDHMAVDAKAAGKEVRDHTWAIPYLPIDPLDIGRSYEAVIRVNSQSGKGGVAYLMKNEHHLDLPRRLQIEFSKNVQAKTDAEGGEISADDLWNIFEDEYLPTESAPWGRFRLKGLSQTSVLGEDVHLNVSLTDRGVVQELKGQGNGPIAAFCNILQNYGVDVRVLDYYEHALSAGGDASAAAYLECSIGGETFWGVGIDPNTTTASLKAVVSAINRAIR, from the coding sequence ATGAATTTTCCCAAGCAAGTACCTTCACCGATGCCAGTGCATCGCTATGAACCTTTTCATCCTATAGATCTTGCCGATCGCACCTGGCCAGATAAAAAGATAACTAAAGCACCTCAGTGGTGTTCTGTGGATCTACGAGATGGCAACCAGGCACTTATCGATCCCATGGATACACCCCGCAAGTTAGCGATGTTTAAATTGTTAGTAGCCATGGGTTACAAAGAAATTGAAGTTGGTTTTCCTAGTGCTAGCCAGACAGATTTTGATTTCGTTCGAAAGATTATTGAAGAGAATCTGATTCCAGATGATGTTGTTATTCAGGTTTTGACTCAGGCACGTGAGGCGTTAATTGTTCGCACCTTTGAGGCAATCAAGGGTTCAAAGCAGGCAATCGTTCACCTATATAACTCAACTTCTACTTTGCAGCGACGAGTTGTCTTTGGTCTTGATAAAGATGGCATCAAGAAGATTGCAACTGATGCTGCCAAGATCTGTTTAGATCTGGTTAAAACGGTTCCTGAAACTAAGGTCTCTTTTGAGTACTCACCTGAGTCCTATACAGGCACAGAGTTAGAGTTTGCAGTTGAGGTGTGTAACGCCGTTAATGATGTGTGGAAGCCAACCCCACAGTGGAAAACCATCATGAACTTGCCAGCAACAGTTGAAATGGCAACACCAAATGTTTATGCCGACTCAATTGAATGGATGTGTCGTAACTTAAATAATCGCGACAGCGTGATTGTCTCCCTTCACCCACACAATGATCGCGGCACAGGAGTTGCAGCAGCAGAGCTTGGCTATCTAGCAGGGGCTGATCGCATTGAAGGAACTTTGTTTGGCAACGGTGAGCGCACAGGAAATGTTTGCCTTGTGACTCTTGGAATCAACCTAGTTACACATGGCATTGACCCACATATCGATTTCTCAAACATTGAGGAAGTGCGTCGCACAGTGGAATACGCCAACCAACTACGCGTTCCTGAACGCCATCCTTATGGCGGAGACCTTGTATTCACAGCGTTTTCAGGTTCACACCAAGATGCAATTAAAAAAGGCTTTGATCACATGGCAGTTGATGCAAAGGCTGCTGGCAAAGAAGTCCGTGATCACACCTGGGCTATTCCTTACTTGCCCATTGATCCATTAGATATTGGTCGCAGCTATGAAGCTGTTATTCGTGTGAACTCACAATCAGGTAAGGGCGGAGTTGCCTATCTGATGAAGAACGAGCATCACCTTGATCTGCCACGCAGATTGCAGATTGAATTCTCTAAAAATGTACAAGCTAAGACCGATGCCGAAGGCGGAGAAATTAGCGCCGATGATTTGTGGAACATATTTGAAGATGAATATCTGCCAACAGAAAGCGCACCATGGGGACGCTTTCGTCTTAAGGGCTTAAGTCAAACATCAGTGCTAGGTGAAGATGTTCACTTAAATGTTTCACTCACAGATCGTGGCGTGGTCCAAGAACTTAAAGGTCAAGGAAATGGACCGATTGCAGCGTTTTGTAATATCTTGCAGAACTACGGAGTCGATGTTCGCGTTCTAGATTATTACGAGCATGCCCTCTCAGCAGGTGGCGATGCATCTGCTGCGGCATATTTGGAATGTTCAATCGGTGGTGAAACCTTCTGGGGTGTTGGAATCGATCCAAACACCACCACGGCCTCCCTTAAGGCAGTCGTGTCTGCCATAAATCGCGCAATTCGCTAA
- the recO gene encoding DNA repair protein RecO — MSLYRDEAIVLRTQKLGEADRIITMLTKDHGRIRGVAKGVRRTMSKFGARLEPGSHVDIQLHVGKTFDTITQVEALMNYGEALTQDYQRWTVASAILEAAERFSPNEQEPALQEFQLVVGGMKALAENRYEPLLILDAFLLRSLAVAGYAPSMTICSRCEKPGPHRYFSLVGGGSVCNDCRPSACATPAMETLQLMGALISSDWESATASEGKHRREASGLIAAYLQWHLERGLRSLPMVERV; from the coding sequence ATGAGTTTGTACCGGGATGAGGCAATCGTCCTTCGCACGCAAAAACTCGGTGAGGCCGATCGCATCATCACGATGCTGACAAAAGATCATGGGCGAATCCGCGGCGTTGCCAAAGGTGTTAGACGCACTATGTCTAAATTTGGTGCACGGCTTGAACCAGGTAGCCACGTTGATATCCAACTCCATGTGGGAAAAACCTTTGACACCATCACACAGGTTGAAGCGTTAATGAATTACGGAGAAGCACTCACCCAGGATTATCAGCGCTGGACAGTTGCTTCAGCGATATTGGAAGCTGCTGAGCGCTTTTCACCTAATGAGCAAGAACCTGCGCTCCAAGAGTTTCAATTAGTAGTTGGTGGAATGAAAGCGTTAGCTGAAAACAGATATGAGCCTCTGCTCATTCTTGATGCATTCCTGCTGCGCTCTTTAGCAGTTGCTGGTTATGCACCATCAATGACAATTTGTTCGCGGTGTGAAAAACCTGGCCCCCACAGATATTTCTCATTAGTCGGAGGAGGATCAGTGTGTAATGACTGCCGACCATCTGCATGTGCAACCCCAGCGATGGAAACCTTGCAGTTAATGGGCGCACTTATTAGCAGTGATTGGGAGAGTGCCACTGCAAGTGAAGGAAAACATCGCCGCGAGGCTAGTGGATTAATTGCTGCCTATTTACAATGGCACCTTGAGCGCGGTTTAAGGAGTTTGCCAATGGTGGAGCGAGTATGA
- a CDS encoding Fur family transcriptional regulator yields MNKSDLKLIAVLERTGGFASAQELHQILRREGDGIGLTTVYRALQSLVDDKIVDLLRREDGEAIYRLCGDTHHHHLVCKSCGDTVEIEGGAIEKWAKTMAEEFGFREVGHTAEIFGICSKC; encoded by the coding sequence ATGAATAAATCTGATCTCAAATTGATTGCAGTTCTTGAGCGAACTGGTGGCTTTGCCAGCGCTCAAGAGCTGCATCAAATTTTGCGCCGTGAAGGCGATGGCATCGGTTTAACAACGGTATATAGGGCATTGCAATCACTCGTTGATGACAAAATTGTTGATCTTCTGCGCCGTGAAGATGGCGAAGCTATTTATCGTCTTTGCGGTGATACTCATCATCATCACTTAGTATGCAAAAGCTGTGGTGACACCGTTGAAATCGAAGGCGGAGCAATTGAAAAGTGGGCCAAGACAATGGCTGAAGAGTTTGGATTCCGCGAGGTTGGACACACAGCCGAGATCTTCGGAATCTGTTCAAAGTGTTAA
- a CDS encoding isoprenyl transferase, with amino-acid sequence MTIHIPYHVAVVMDGNGRWAKQRGLPRTAGHEAGEAALFDVVQGAIEFGVKELSAYAFSTENWRRSPDEVRFLMGFNRDVLKRRRDQMNEMGVRIRWVGRSKRLWSSVINELEEAEELTAKNKTLTLNMCVNYGGRAEIVDAAAELARDVKRGKVKADSITDKVFAKYLDSPKMSDVDLFLRSSGEQRTSNFLPWQSVYAELVFMDVLWPDVTRKTLWKAIEEYSQRDRRFGKA; translated from the coding sequence ATGACAATTCATATTCCATATCACGTTGCCGTTGTTATGGATGGCAATGGGCGCTGGGCAAAACAAAGAGGACTACCGCGCACAGCAGGACATGAAGCAGGGGAGGCCGCACTTTTTGATGTGGTGCAGGGCGCAATTGAATTTGGCGTTAAAGAGTTAAGTGCTTATGCATTCTCAACTGAAAACTGGCGCAGATCACCGGATGAAGTGCGCTTTCTTATGGGCTTTAATCGCGATGTATTAAAGCGCCGCCGTGATCAGATGAATGAGATGGGTGTTCGCATTCGCTGGGTGGGCCGCTCTAAGCGCTTGTGGAGCAGTGTTATTAATGAGCTGGAAGAGGCTGAAGAGTTAACTGCCAAGAACAAAACTCTCACTCTTAACATGTGTGTGAACTATGGCGGGCGAGCCGAGATTGTTGATGCTGCTGCTGAGTTAGCACGCGATGTGAAGAGGGGCAAAGTAAAGGCCGATTCAATTACTGACAAAGTCTTTGCTAAGTATTTAGATTCACCCAAAATGAGTGATGTGGACCTGTTTTTGCGCTCATCAGGTGAGCAGCGCACGAGTAATTTCTTGCCGTGGCAAAGTGTTTATGCCGAGCTAGTTTTTATGGATGTGTTGTGGCCAGATGTAACACGCAAAACATTATGGAAAGCTATTGAAGAGTATTCACAGCGCGATCGTAGATTTGGTAAGGCTTAA
- a CDS encoding ZIP family metal transporter: MNIAIILAALTAISTFAGGALALKAKDRLHLVLGLSAGLLLGLVAFDLLPEVFKLGTGEFLHAPTVSIALIGGFLLLHFYERIFGSHEPAESDYSHDHKHSHNFTGAFGAIAMGGHVFLDGLALGVAFKVSSDLGLAVFIALLVHAFSDGLNTVSFMIKSGLWGKKSVGLLGVDALARVSGAALGSTLVLSNNLIALYLAAFSGIVIYLATSHILPEAHSRHSSRLTMVATISGVLIMWALVAYLHSGDAHAHGSGQEIHQEDEHSHEEGHSEEGHSEEGHSEEGHSEEDGHQHSDNE; encoded by the coding sequence ATGAACATAGCCATCATCCTCGCAGCCCTTACCGCCATATCCACCTTTGCTGGAGGGGCATTAGCCCTAAAGGCAAAGGATCGCCTCCACCTAGTCCTCGGTTTATCAGCCGGTCTACTTCTAGGTCTTGTTGCTTTTGATCTTCTTCCAGAAGTCTTTAAGTTAGGAACTGGGGAATTTCTTCATGCCCCAACTGTTTCAATTGCATTGATCGGTGGTTTCTTACTTCTGCATTTCTACGAGCGAATCTTTGGTTCACATGAACCCGCTGAATCTGATTACAGTCATGACCACAAGCACTCACATAACTTCACTGGTGCCTTTGGCGCAATCGCAATGGGTGGCCATGTTTTTCTTGATGGTTTAGCGCTAGGTGTCGCATTTAAAGTTAGCTCTGATTTAGGTCTTGCGGTCTTTATTGCATTACTTGTTCACGCATTTAGCGATGGCCTTAACACCGTTTCCTTCATGATCAAATCCGGCTTATGGGGAAAGAAGAGCGTCGGCTTGCTCGGTGTTGATGCACTAGCTCGTGTTTCAGGTGCAGCGCTAGGAAGCACCTTGGTCTTGAGCAACAATTTGATCGCGCTATATCTTGCTGCTTTCTCTGGAATCGTCATCTATCTTGCTACATCTCACATCTTGCCTGAAGCACATTCACGTCATTCATCACGATTGACTATGGTTGCAACGATTTCGGGAGTCTTGATTATGTGGGCGCTGGTTGCATACCTACATTCAGGTGATGCACATGCTCATGGAAGTGGACAAGAAATTCACCAAGAGGATGAGCACAGCCATGAAGAAGGTCATTCTGAAGAAGGTCATTCTGAAGAAGGTCATTCTGAAGAAGGTCATTCTGAAGAAGATGGGCACCAGCACTCAGACAATGAATAA
- a CDS encoding antibiotic biosynthesis monooxygenase family protein: protein MLAIARFNVALGNAAHFEAELSVALEALSQCAGFVKGEIGQNLDESSLWTLVTHWENVGSYRRALSNNNVKMNAIPLLAQAIDEPGAYEKPYSE, encoded by the coding sequence ATGCTCGCAATCGCCAGATTTAACGTTGCCCTAGGCAATGCCGCCCACTTTGAGGCAGAACTCTCCGTTGCGCTGGAGGCGCTCTCGCAATGTGCTGGCTTTGTAAAAGGTGAAATTGGCCAGAATCTAGATGAAAGCTCACTTTGGACACTGGTGACCCATTGGGAAAATGTGGGTTCTTATCGCAGAGCTCTGAGCAATAACAACGTGAAGATGAATGCGATCCCACTTCTTGCACAGGCAATTGACGAGCCCGGTGCATATGAAAAGCCTTACTCAGAGTAA
- the dusB gene encoding tRNA dihydrouridine synthase DusB has protein sequence MTRLLKPLLLPLASGDHLIDPPVVLAPMAGITNAPFRTLCREQGAGLFVSEMVTARALIERRPETMRMIVPGKDEWPRSVQLYSVDPTTMRAAVTMMGKENLADHIDMNFGCPVPKVTRKGGGAALPYKRKLFSNIVQAAVEAAKPFGIPVTVKMRIGIDTDHHTYLEAAQSAADLGVSWVALHARTAAQMYEGKADWSAIAQLVEHLKPSGVPVLGNGDIWSGNDAVEMVKQTGCAGVVVGRGCLGRPWLFADLVSALEGGEKESLPNLHHVREVMFRHANLIVEYLESEDRGMRDMRKHMAWYLKGFRVAREIRHDLGMVSSLAEMRALLDQLEDQPYPVEVGDKPRGRTSHGRPPTLPDGWLDDPDELVHVELEDAFSGG, from the coding sequence ATTACTAGGCTGCTAAAACCCCTTCTCCTGCCACTAGCAAGTGGTGATCATTTAATTGATCCACCCGTTGTGCTTGCTCCAATGGCAGGAATCACCAACGCACCTTTTCGCACGCTCTGTCGTGAACAAGGTGCTGGTCTATTCGTTTCCGAGATGGTTACAGCTCGCGCTCTCATAGAGCGCCGCCCAGAAACCATGCGCATGATTGTTCCTGGTAAAGATGAGTGGCCGAGATCTGTGCAGCTCTATAGCGTTGATCCAACGACTATGCGCGCTGCTGTGACAATGATGGGTAAAGAGAATTTAGCTGATCACATTGATATGAACTTTGGTTGCCCAGTTCCGAAAGTAACAAGAAAGGGCGGGGGAGCAGCCCTTCCCTATAAGCGCAAACTTTTTTCAAATATCGTCCAAGCAGCAGTTGAAGCAGCAAAACCTTTTGGGATTCCAGTAACGGTAAAAATGCGAATAGGCATTGATACCGATCACCACACGTATTTAGAAGCTGCGCAATCTGCTGCAGATTTAGGTGTCTCATGGGTTGCACTACATGCGCGCACAGCAGCACAAATGTATGAAGGCAAAGCCGATTGGTCGGCAATTGCACAGTTAGTTGAGCACTTAAAGCCAAGCGGAGTACCTGTTTTAGGCAATGGTGACATCTGGTCTGGAAATGATGCCGTAGAGATGGTCAAGCAAACAGGGTGTGCAGGAGTTGTAGTTGGTCGCGGTTGCTTGGGCAGACCGTGGTTGTTTGCAGATTTAGTGAGTGCACTAGAAGGTGGCGAAAAAGAAAGTCTTCCAAATCTGCATCACGTGCGCGAAGTAATGTTTAGACATGCGAACTTGATTGTTGAGTATTTAGAGTCTGAAGATCGCGGAATGCGCGATATGCGAAAGCACATGGCCTGGTATTTAAAGGGCTTTAGAGTTGCCCGCGAAATTCGCCATGATTTAGGAATGGTTTCTTCGCTAGCGGAGATGCGTGCTCTGCTAGATCAATTAGAAGATCAGCCATATCCAGTGGAAGTGGGCGATAAACCACGTGGTCGCACAAGTCACGGCCGCCCACCAACTCTGCCTGATGGTTGGTTAGATGATCCTGATGAACTAGTTCATGTTGAACTAGAGGATGCATTTTCGGGCGGATAG